Proteins from a single region of Weeksella virosa DSM 16922:
- a CDS encoding phage terminase small subunit-related protein, which yields MENTKKTKNGRMTSAERDYKRSEAKKLFVLGLSIINISELISVGEKTLRNWRELDKWDEEKEINNIRPSEIKKMILQYVLDVKNGETPRYKADDLAKVSAAWDRLDDNRKRAVNAMESFDDFSGDMMLLAGQANGKKRESILELLKAIRPYLDKYITKLLAEND from the coding sequence ATGGAGAATACCAAAAAGACTAAAAACGGAAGAATGACATCAGCCGAACGTGATTATAAACGTTCTGAAGCGAAAAAACTGTTTGTTCTTGGACTGTCCATCATAAACATTAGTGAACTGATAAGCGTTGGCGAAAAAACACTACGCAATTGGCGAGAACTGGACAAATGGGACGAAGAAAAAGAAATCAACAACATTCGGCCAAGCGAAATCAAAAAAATGATTCTTCAATATGTTTTGGATGTGAAAAATGGTGAAACACCACGTTACAAAGCCGATGACTTGGCAAAGGTATCGGCAGCATGGGATCGACTGGATGATAACCGAAAACGAGCTGTAAACGCTATGGAATCATTCGACGATTTCTCGGGTGACATGATGCTGTTGGCTGGGCAAGCAAATGGTAAAAAAAGAGAAAGTATTTTGGAATTACTCAAAGCCATTCGCCCTTATTTGGACAAATACATTACTAAACTTCTTGCAGAAAATGACTAA
- a CDS encoding phage head morphogenesis protein, translated as MNALFNKREVPGELRAELWKEYNKKLSNAVDQGYKPSIEFYDTDLVNALKENIAVFSAFKEASFNSVLKDLLIDEKKGLRSWDEFKKEATKIDAKYNQQWLKTEYHQTIASANAAQKWKDIQRTKHIYPNLKYVTVNDNRVRDKHRAWHGKILPIDHPFWKVNFPPNDWACRCDAIRTADDPSPEAEIPTSIPNDKFRNNPGESGKVFPETVYANGVSDEDFKKIADWGLAQLKKIKQYAANYQAYRKLKKDTNYFDVAFDKQSGGMKAIHKEHNFDNKTGWTEKEVQNIGFKNGYSVILDKEIMNVYKLRNTEGFWNNLPFEIASTETATENNIRNGLKHCASKKKTRIAILYFPNNNFQYEIFKKGLAKYNGLKADEKQFLKFDRIICISGDKIVYNKSH; from the coding sequence GTGAATGCACTCTTTAACAAACGAGAAGTGCCAGGTGAATTGCGTGCTGAACTTTGGAAAGAATACAACAAAAAACTATCCAATGCAGTTGACCAAGGTTATAAACCTAGCATCGAGTTCTACGACACCGATTTGGTAAATGCGCTCAAAGAAAACATCGCAGTATTCTCAGCATTCAAAGAAGCTTCTTTCAACAGTGTTTTGAAAGATTTGTTGATTGACGAAAAAAAAGGTTTGAGATCTTGGGATGAGTTCAAAAAAGAAGCCACCAAAATTGACGCGAAATACAACCAACAATGGCTCAAAACCGAATATCACCAGACCATTGCATCGGCAAATGCTGCGCAAAAATGGAAAGATATACAGCGTACCAAACATATATATCCGAATCTAAAATACGTTACGGTAAACGATAATCGTGTACGCGACAAACATAGAGCTTGGCATGGCAAGATCTTACCGATCGATCATCCTTTTTGGAAGGTGAATTTCCCACCCAACGATTGGGCGTGTCGTTGTGATGCGATTAGAACTGCAGATGATCCTTCGCCAGAAGCCGAAATTCCAACCTCAATACCGAATGATAAGTTTAGAAACAATCCTGGTGAGAGCGGAAAAGTGTTTCCAGAAACGGTGTATGCAAATGGAGTAAGTGATGAAGATTTCAAAAAGATTGCAGATTGGGGATTAGCACAACTCAAAAAAATTAAACAATACGCAGCGAATTATCAAGCCTACCGTAAATTAAAAAAGGATACAAACTATTTTGATGTAGCGTTTGATAAACAATCTGGCGGAATGAAAGCTATACATAAAGAACATAATTTTGATAACAAAACTGGTTGGACAGAAAAAGAAGTTCAAAATATAGGTTTCAAGAATGGGTATTCTGTAATTTTAGATAAAGAAATTATGAATGTGTATAAACTTCGGAATACAGAGGGGTTTTGGAATAATTTACCATTCGAAATTGCATCTACTGAGACTGCAACTGAAAACAACATTAGAAATGGTTTAAAACACTGCGCATCGAAGAAGAAAACAAGAATTGCTATACTATATTTTCCTAATAATAATTTTCAATATGAAATTTTCAAAAAGGGATTAGCTAAATATAATGGGTTAAAAGCCGATGAAAAACAATTTTTAAAATTCGACAGAATAATCTGTATATCTGGTGATAAAATTGTATACAATAAAAGCCACTAA
- a CDS encoding PH domain-containing protein, with translation MGLFDKLLGNAGTVTPEKLYSDYQAILIEGETIDIGFSLFRDVFIFTSKRLILIDKQGLTGRKIEYLSLPYSSISRFSIETAGNFDLDAELKIWISSEDKPSVSKKFNKSVNVYEVQRVLAQRTLK, from the coding sequence ATGGGATTATTTGACAAACTATTAGGCAACGCAGGTACTGTAACACCAGAAAAACTCTACAGCGATTATCAAGCAATTTTAATTGAAGGCGAAACCATCGATATTGGTTTTTCTTTGTTCAGAGATGTATTTATATTTACCAGCAAAAGATTAATCTTAATTGATAAACAAGGTTTGACGGGGCGGAAAATTGAATATCTATCTTTACCATACAGCAGTATTTCGAGATTCTCAATAGAAACTGCCGGTAACTTTGATTTGGATGCAGAATTGAAAATTTGGATATCGAGTGAAGATAAGCCAAGCGTCAGTAAAAAATTCAACAAAAGTGTGAACGTGTACGAAGTACAAAGAGTTCTTGCACAACGCACTTTGAAGTAA
- a CDS encoding DUF2586 family protein yields the protein MGLPRVIFNVSKNGLNYSTGEVQKIAALIGTGVTVTDKVQLGKSYQIFSLKDAEDLGITATENAFMHQQIKDFYSVAGSGVELWLMLVSDATTYEQMSDINADYLTRLISDAKGRVRVVGLIKKATTVPTLTAGIDSDVSLAVPKLQALADDFADKYFPFRAIISANNFSGMVSDLRDYTESDFNRVSMLIANNDGANEASIGLNLGKQASIPSQRSQARVKDGAVLNEQAYFTNGEAVESLSNALDTIHDKGYTFFRTFAGRSGYYFTDDATLTNVTDDFKSLANGFVMDEAVLIGYDTLIEELSDEVPLSDNGSIHPAILKNWQANIERNIKTLMVDQGKLSAVRCVIDTNQNIVSTGVLNVEIRLLPVGYAKEIIVNIGFTTQID from the coding sequence ATGGGATTACCAAGAGTTATATTTAACGTTAGCAAAAATGGGTTGAATTACTCGACCGGTGAAGTGCAGAAAATTGCTGCGCTCATCGGTACGGGTGTTACCGTAACAGACAAAGTGCAACTGGGTAAAAGCTATCAAATCTTTTCTTTGAAAGATGCTGAAGATTTGGGAATTACTGCAACTGAAAATGCATTTATGCATCAACAAATAAAGGATTTTTACAGTGTTGCAGGTTCGGGCGTGGAATTGTGGTTGATGTTGGTTTCAGATGCAACAACGTACGAGCAGATGTCAGATATAAATGCTGATTATCTAACCCGATTAATTTCAGATGCCAAGGGACGTGTGAGAGTTGTGGGATTGATAAAAAAAGCGACTACAGTACCAACATTAACTGCAGGAATTGATTCGGATGTGTCGTTGGCAGTTCCGAAGCTTCAAGCGTTAGCTGATGACTTTGCAGATAAATATTTCCCGTTCCGTGCAATCATTTCGGCCAACAATTTTAGCGGTATGGTTTCGGATTTGAGAGATTATACCGAAAGTGATTTTAATCGCGTTTCGATGCTTATCGCTAACAACGATGGAGCAAACGAAGCGAGCATTGGATTGAATCTTGGTAAGCAAGCGAGTATTCCATCGCAACGCAGTCAAGCGCGTGTAAAAGATGGTGCGGTGCTCAATGAACAGGCTTATTTCACCAATGGTGAAGCTGTTGAAAGTTTATCAAATGCCTTAGACACAATCCATGATAAAGGTTATACCTTCTTCAGAACGTTTGCTGGTCGTTCGGGATACTACTTTACCGATGATGCAACCTTAACCAACGTTACCGATGATTTCAAATCATTGGCGAATGGTTTTGTAATGGATGAAGCGGTTTTGATTGGTTACGATACGTTAATAGAAGAGTTGAGTGACGAGGTTCCATTGTCTGATAACGGAAGCATTCATCCAGCAATTTTGAAAAACTGGCAAGCAAACATAGAGCGAAACATTAAAACGCTAATGGTAGATCAAGGTAAATTATCTGCTGTGCGATGTGTGATTGATACGAATCAAAACATTGTATCAACAGGTGTCTTGAACGTAGAAATACGATTGTTACCGGTTGGTTACGCTAAGGAGATCATTGTAAATATAGGTTTCACCACTCAAATCGATTAA
- a CDS encoding HK97 family phage prohead protease, whose translation MTHQFIVSTENVNEYGYRILTAGIDVSQYERNPVVLYGHVRAFDDPKRVIGRCVKLWKEDGKLLAEIEFDEADEFAKEIAGKVERGYIRMASLHADVVETSLDSSLTLPNQIMETVTKCKLIEISIVDVGGNNDALKLSRNGSTVELRKLKSEYKNVDMSLKTIALSLALSANADENAVLDGIENLKKKAQEADKRAETAEQELEAQRVSEAETIVTEAVELGLLPEVSKPAILLAFKNDHNGQKESFAKLIADKKAELKQEAGQGTVAEIVLGAKGTKPNNHADAKECFDYLQKHDPIELKRINAEEPERYVKLAKAYGQGKRYVEQVNTK comes from the coding sequence ATGACGCATCAATTTATCGTCAGTACCGAAAATGTAAATGAATATGGTTATCGCATTTTAACCGCTGGAATTGATGTATCACAATACGAACGCAATCCTGTGGTCTTATATGGACATGTACGTGCATTTGATGATCCAAAACGTGTGATTGGTCGATGCGTCAAGCTTTGGAAGGAAGACGGTAAACTATTAGCAGAAATCGAATTTGATGAAGCCGATGAGTTTGCCAAAGAGATTGCAGGTAAGGTTGAGCGTGGTTATATACGCATGGCATCTTTGCATGCAGATGTTGTTGAAACATCGTTGGATTCATCTCTTACTTTGCCAAATCAAATCATGGAAACCGTAACCAAGTGTAAGCTTATCGAAATCAGCATTGTTGATGTTGGTGGGAATAATGATGCATTAAAACTCTCTCGCAATGGATCAACGGTTGAACTCCGAAAACTAAAATCAGAATATAAAAACGTAGATATGTCTTTAAAAACAATAGCATTATCGTTGGCGTTAAGCGCTAACGCTGATGAAAATGCCGTATTAGACGGCATCGAAAATTTAAAAAAGAAAGCTCAGGAAGCGGACAAACGTGCTGAAACTGCCGAGCAAGAATTGGAAGCCCAACGTGTAAGTGAGGCTGAAACAATTGTGACAGAAGCTGTGGAATTGGGATTATTACCAGAGGTTTCAAAACCTGCCATTCTATTGGCTTTCAAAAATGATCATAATGGTCAAAAAGAATCATTTGCCAAATTGATTGCAGACAAAAAAGCTGAATTGAAACAAGAAGCTGGTCAAGGAACAGTAGCCGAAATTGTATTGGGTGCAAAAGGAACAAAGCCTAATAATCATGCAGACGCTAAAGAGTGTTTTGACTACTTACAAAAGCACGATCCAATCGAACTTAAAAGAATCAATGCTGAAGAGCCAGAGCGCTACGTGAAGTTAGCAAAAGCGTATGGTCAAGGTAAACGATATGTTGAACAAGTAAATACAAAATAA
- a CDS encoding NERD domain-containing protein: protein MICRSLLADEFWKVLPNWNIPKNKKKHFCVDVVVNHTKFYVETKNTKGESKFGSRN from the coding sequence GTGATTTGTCGGTCGCTATTGGCGGACGAATTCTGGAAGGTATTACCGAATTGGAATATACCGAAAAACAAGAAAAAGCACTTTTGCGTGGACGTGGTTGTAAACCACACAAAGTTTTACGTGGAAACAAAGAATACGAAGGGCGAATCAAAATTTGGCAGTCGGAATTAG
- a CDS encoding JAB domain-containing protein produces the protein MRVTDKKKLYKVPEMKITFSRLIKDPVIVSSHEDAATVFHTMWDDSLINIQEQFCVIFLNQANHVLGFRVLNTGMRSTSLVDKPLLISLALGCRAASVIIAHNHPSGNLQPSIADRELTQDIKRKCEFFDIKLLDHFIITSDGHYSFAINNIL, from the coding sequence ATGAGGGTAACAGACAAGAAAAAACTCTACAAAGTACCAGAAATGAAAATCACTTTTAGTCGATTGATAAAAGATCCTGTAATCGTAAGTTCACACGAAGATGCAGCAACTGTCTTTCATACGATGTGGGATGATTCGTTGATCAATATACAAGAGCAGTTTTGTGTCATATTTCTCAATCAAGCAAATCATGTGTTGGGTTTCAGAGTACTCAATACGGGTATGCGTTCAACCTCATTGGTAGATAAACCTTTGCTTATTTCATTGGCTTTGGGTTGCAGAGCTGCATCGGTGATCATAGCACACAATCATCCATCAGGTAATTTACAGCCGAGTATAGCAGATCGTGAACTTACACAAGATATAAAACGAAAATGTGAGTTTTTTGATATAAAACTACTCGACCATTTTATTATAACTTCTGATGGTCATTATAGTTTTGCCATAAATAATATATTGTAG
- a CDS encoding phage portal protein family protein — protein sequence MSSIINKTSSTTFSLSKSEKNNVNKVTKLMVDLIRRNKRLWRKEINDWQSARLARYNVDQPNLQPLDEVYDDIMMDGHLTGITENRTLRTTNKDYIFSIDGVKNDKLTDFIKNKTWFEETIHMAHNSVYRGHSLIWIKDFDKGNIKKVELVPRGLIVPEHNLMKYQYDTFSGIDFSTVETLIYAQFYDNVGLLEKAAPYTILKRHSWGSWDEFEELYGVPIRIAKIASQSEVVKNEVADWLAEMGSAAYAVFPLGTEVDIKENSKTDAFRVFYMKIEALDKELSKLIQHQTMTTENGASKAQGNVHENTLKELVYADEKKMLSFLNDELVPAMRAVGYAIPENAKISIEATKDSEVQIKIDGELMRNGYVLKQNYLEEVYGVEIEAMPTANENKPGKL from the coding sequence ATGAGTTCAATTATAAATAAAACATCATCGACTACTTTTTCTTTATCAAAAAGCGAAAAAAACAACGTAAACAAAGTCACTAAATTAATGGTGGATTTGATTCGACGCAACAAAAGATTATGGCGAAAAGAAATCAACGATTGGCAATCTGCTCGATTGGCACGATACAATGTAGATCAACCAAATTTACAACCACTTGACGAAGTCTATGACGACATCATGATGGATGGTCACCTTACAGGTATCACCGAAAACAGAACGCTGCGTACAACGAACAAAGATTACATCTTTTCAATCGATGGCGTAAAAAATGATAAACTGACCGATTTCATTAAAAATAAAACATGGTTCGAAGAAACCATTCATATGGCGCACAATTCGGTCTATCGTGGTCATTCGCTTATTTGGATCAAAGATTTTGACAAAGGCAACATCAAAAAAGTTGAATTGGTACCAAGAGGTTTAATTGTCCCAGAACACAACTTAATGAAGTATCAATATGATACCTTTTCAGGTATTGATTTTAGCACAGTAGAAACTTTGATTTATGCACAATTCTATGACAATGTTGGCCTGCTCGAAAAAGCGGCACCTTACACCATTCTGAAACGTCACTCTTGGGGTTCTTGGGACGAATTCGAAGAATTGTATGGTGTGCCGATTCGTATTGCCAAAATTGCTTCACAATCAGAAGTCGTGAAAAATGAAGTAGCGGACTGGTTGGCCGAAATGGGTTCTGCTGCTTATGCTGTTTTCCCATTAGGCACCGAAGTCGACATTAAAGAAAATAGCAAAACGGATGCATTCCGTGTGTTTTATATGAAAATTGAAGCCTTGGATAAAGAGCTGTCAAAGCTTATCCAACATCAAACAATGACCACCGAAAACGGGGCATCAAAAGCACAAGGAAATGTACACGAAAACACATTGAAAGAATTGGTGTATGCTGATGAAAAAAAGATGCTTTCATTTCTCAACGACGAACTTGTTCCTGCCATGCGAGCGGTTGGATATGCCATTCCCGAAAATGCTAAAATCAGCATCGAAGCGACAAAGGATTCAGAAGTACAAATCAAAATTGATGGTGAACTGATGCGCAACGGCTATGTATTGAAGCAAAACTACCTAGAAGAGGTTTACGGCGTAGAAATCGAAGCAATGCCAACCGCAAATGAAAACAAGCCGGGAAAGCTCTAA
- a CDS encoding KilA-N domain-containing protein: MNAQSNSQAQAEKELHFTPVKFNYEGKAIDFKDQKGSVMVNATQMGKVFGKTPKDWLRLESTNEFLNVLKDSQKADMPLGLFDDEKTLVQVVHGGNNRGTWMHEDVALEFSRWLHPKFAIWTNKHIKELLLKGSTSIKKQKKGYPALPPKRNHNRLTQGRLLDIMVDVAKIENAELRTSIIKKIGIMKPTKYFSHKSVMTAFAKQFVKEHPAHWYLKTTLECDHRINERRKAMVLLQNETLVQRLIYCPICTKTDKQ, translated from the coding sequence ATGAATGCACAAAGTAATAGCCAAGCTCAGGCTGAAAAGGAGCTACACTTCACGCCAGTAAAGTTTAACTACGAGGGTAAGGCAATTGATTTTAAAGACCAAAAAGGGTCTGTAATGGTAAATGCTACACAAATGGGAAAGGTGTTTGGTAAAACGCCTAAAGACTGGTTACGATTAGAATCGACAAATGAATTTCTTAATGTATTGAAAGATAGTCAAAAGGCAGATATGCCTCTTGGTCTGTTTGATGATGAAAAAACCTTGGTTCAGGTAGTACACGGTGGAAATAATCGAGGTACTTGGATGCACGAGGATGTAGCTTTAGAATTTTCACGATGGTTACATCCAAAATTTGCTATCTGGACAAATAAACACATCAAAGAATTATTGTTAAAAGGTAGTACATCTATTAAAAAACAAAAGAAAGGCTATCCTGCATTACCGCCAAAACGTAATCACAATCGTTTAACACAAGGCAGACTATTGGATATAATGGTAGATGTTGCTAAGATTGAAAATGCGGAGCTACGTACAAGTATAATTAAAAAAATTGGGATTATGAAGCCAACCAAATATTTCAGTCATAAGTCAGTAATGACAGCTTTTGCAAAACAATTTGTTAAGGAACATCCGGCGCACTGGTATCTAAAAACAACCTTAGAATGCGATCATCGAATAAACGAGCGAAGAAAAGCAATGGTGTTATTACAGAATGAAACGCTTGTACAACGATTAATCTATTGTCCAATCTGCACAAAAACGGATAAGCAATGA
- a CDS encoding phage protein Gp36 family protein: MAFLTQTELITVAPLEIVKLINNDDENITDEIITESIDIMKSYLFKYYDTKKIFEAESDARSKVILKYLKDIVIHEIYKRRSSRYNETAKADYDEAMLWLDKVAKGSIDVDLPTNNEDEDNQNASSFMRTGGRKSYRNHW, translated from the coding sequence ATGGCATTTTTGACACAAACAGAACTCATTACGGTTGCCCCATTGGAAATCGTGAAGCTCATCAATAATGATGACGAAAATATTACAGATGAAATCATTACCGAAAGCATCGACATTATGAAATCTTATTTATTCAAGTATTACGACACCAAAAAGATTTTCGAAGCTGAAAGTGATGCAAGATCAAAAGTGATTTTGAAATACCTAAAAGACATTGTAATCCACGAAATATACAAACGCAGATCGTCACGATATAATGAAACGGCAAAGGCCGATTATGACGAAGCTATGCTGTGGCTCGACAAAGTGGCAAAAGGAAGTATTGATGTTGATTTACCCACCAATAATGAGGATGAAGACAACCAAAACGCATCATCATTTATGCGCACAGGTGGTAGGAAGTCTTATCGAAATCATTGGTAA